From Panthera uncia isolate 11264 chromosome X, Puncia_PCG_1.0, whole genome shotgun sequence, the proteins below share one genomic window:
- the MAGEB17 gene encoding melanoma-associated antigen B17 — protein sequence MPRGQKSKLRAREKRQKAQSESQGLAGAQATAAVVESPSSPLPVSEGAPPRPPAAGSPQKSPRARSASGPAAAISGSSSDEGAKSQGEESPGLSHAPPSSESALRDHLSKEAGLLVQFLLHKYKVREPITKAEMLQIISEEHQEQFPEILRKTTERMELVFGLDLKEADPSGQSYAFVRKGDLPVEGRLSDGVGFPKNGLLMPLLSVIFMNDNRATEEEMWEFLNVLGVYAGRRHPLFGEPRKLITRDLVQEKYLEYRQVPDSDPPRYEFLWGPRAHAETSKMKVLEFLAKASDTVPSAFQAHYEEALRDEEERAQARAAATAAAGASSSSTSQP from the coding sequence ATGCCTCGAGGTCAGAAGAGTAAGCTCCGTGCCCGTGAGAAACGCCAAAAGGCCCAAAGTGAGAGCCAGGGTCTCGCGGGAGCTCAGGCCACTGCAGCAGTGGTagagtctccctcctcccccttgcCTGTTTCTGAGGGTGCTCCCCCGCGCCCCCCTGCAGCAGGTTCTCCCCAGAAGTCTCCCAGGGCCCGGTCCGCCAGCGGCCCTGCTGCAGCCATTTCGGGCTCCAGTTCTGATGAAGGTGCCAAGAGCCAAGGGGAGGAAAGCCCAGGTTTGTCCCACGCCCCGCCTTCCTCTGAAAGCGCTCTCAGAGATCATCTGAGCAAAGAGGCAGGCCTGTTGGTGCAATTTCTGCTGCACAAGTATAAAGTGAGAGAACCCATTACAAAGGCAGAAATGCTGCAGATTATCAGCGAAGAGCACCAGGAGCAATTCCCCGAGATCCTCCGGAAGACCACTGAGCGCATGGAGCTGGTCTTTGGCCTTGACCTGAAGGAGGCTGACCCCAGCGGTCAGTCTTATGCCTTTGTTAGGAAAGGGGATCTTCCCGTCGAAGGGCGTCTGAGCGATGGCGTGGGCTTTCCCAAGAATGGGCTCCTGATGCCCCTCCTGAGTGTGATCTTCATGAATGACAACCGTGCCACCGAGGAGGAGATGTGGGAATTCCTGAATGTGTTGGGGGTCTATGCTGGGAGGAGGCACCCGCTCTTTGGGGAGCCCAGGAAGCTCATCACCAGAGATCTGGTGCAGGAAAAGTACCTAGAGTACCGCCAGGTGCCCGACAGTGATCCTCCTCGCTATGAGTTCCTGTGGGGTCCGAGGGCCCACGCTGAAACCAGCAAGATGAAGGTCCTAGAGTTTTTGGCCAAAGCCAGCGATACTGTCCCCAGTGCCTTCCAGGCCCATTATGAGGAGGCTCTGCgagatgaggaagagagagccCAGGCCAGAGCTGCGGCCACAGCTGCCGCCGGGGCCTCGTCCAGCAGCACTTCTCAGCCCTAG